The proteins below are encoded in one region of Arthrobacter sp. CJ23:
- the hpaB gene encoding 4-hydroxyphenylacetate 3-monooxygenase, oxygenase component, whose translation MGIRTGQQYLDKLNAMTPHVVIDGEMVTERIADHPSFRNVARTYAGLFDMQHDPRYADALTYESPTTGDRVSASFLVPRTPEDLKHRHAAIRVWAEYSNGFLGRTGDYMNGALTALSAAEKWFSQADPMFGENIRRYYEHCRENDLLATHTLIPPQANRSVSGSEQLGGQLSARVVEEREDGIVVQGARMLATIAPIADELLVFPSTLLRSTPEDAPYSYAFAVPNDAPGMKYLCRTSLYQGGSLHDEPLAGRFEEMDAVVIFDNVFVPNERIFMLGHPELCNAFYSETGAAALMTHQVLTRTIAKSEFFLGLASEIAASIGIDGFQHIQEDLAELIETVEIGKALMVAAEAQAAPSPDGVLLPHWPTLNAARNWYPKVAQRFPAIIRKFSASGLMALPGEADVASAARPDIELYLQAKTLTGPERVRLFKLAFDASISSFSGRQALYEYFFFGDPVRMAGALVNSYDREPVRARVREFLERDA comes from the coding sequence ATGGGAATCCGGACCGGACAGCAGTACCTGGACAAGCTCAATGCCATGACGCCGCACGTGGTGATCGACGGCGAAATGGTCACCGAGAGGATCGCCGATCACCCGTCCTTCAGGAACGTGGCACGCACCTACGCCGGGCTCTTCGACATGCAGCACGATCCGCGGTACGCGGACGCCCTCACGTATGAATCCCCGACGACGGGTGACCGGGTCAGTGCCTCGTTCCTGGTGCCGCGCACGCCGGAGGACCTGAAGCACCGGCATGCGGCCATCCGGGTCTGGGCCGAGTACTCCAACGGCTTCCTCGGCCGCACCGGCGACTACATGAACGGCGCGCTCACGGCCCTGTCCGCGGCGGAGAAGTGGTTCTCGCAGGCCGATCCGATGTTCGGCGAAAACATCCGCAGGTACTACGAGCACTGCCGCGAAAACGACCTCCTCGCCACGCACACGCTGATCCCGCCGCAGGCCAACCGCTCCGTCTCGGGTTCGGAGCAGCTCGGCGGCCAGCTCTCCGCCAGGGTGGTGGAGGAGCGTGAGGATGGCATCGTGGTCCAGGGTGCGCGCATGCTCGCCACCATCGCACCGATCGCCGACGAACTCCTCGTCTTTCCCTCCACCCTGCTCCGCTCGACGCCGGAGGATGCCCCCTACTCCTATGCCTTCGCGGTCCCCAATGACGCCCCGGGCATGAAGTACCTCTGCCGGACCTCCCTGTACCAGGGGGGAAGCCTCCACGACGAACCCCTTGCGGGCCGATTCGAGGAGATGGACGCCGTCGTCATTTTCGACAATGTCTTTGTCCCCAATGAGCGCATCTTCATGCTCGGCCACCCGGAGCTCTGCAACGCCTTCTATTCGGAAACCGGCGCCGCCGCGCTCATGACCCACCAGGTGCTCACCCGGACCATTGCCAAGAGCGAGTTTTTCCTGGGGCTGGCCTCGGAAATCGCGGCGTCCATCGGCATCGACGGCTTCCAACACATCCAGGAGGACCTGGCCGAGCTGATCGAGACGGTGGAGATCGGCAAGGCACTCATGGTTGCCGCGGAGGCCCAGGCCGCGCCCAGCCCGGACGGGGTCCTGTTGCCGCACTGGCCCACCCTGAACGCCGCCCGCAACTGGTATCCCAAGGTGGCGCAGCGCTTCCCGGCGATCATCCGCAAGTTCTCCGCGTCCGGCCTCATGGCGCTGCCGGGGGAGGCCGACGTCGCCAGCGCCGCACGCCCGGACATCGAGCTCTACCTGCAGGCCAAGACCCTCACCGGCCCGGAGCGTGTCCGCCTCTTCAAGCTTGCCTTCGACGCCAGCATCTCTTCCTTCTCCGGGCGGCAGGCGCTCTACGAGTACTTCTTCTTCGGCGACCCCGTCCGCATGGCGGGGGCGCTCGTGAACAGCTATGACCGCGAACCGGTCCGCGCCCGC